CGACCGGCATGAAGTTGGTGTCGCCGCCCCAGCGCGGAACGACGTGCTGGTGCAGATGTGCGGCGATACCGGCGCCGGCGACCGCGCCCTGGTTCAGCCCGATGTTGAAGCCGTGCGCCCCCGACGCCGTACGCAGCGCGGTCATCGCGTGCTTGGTGAACACCGCGAGCTCGGCGGTCTCCGCCTCGTCCAGCTCCGTGTAGTCGGCAACATGGCGGAACGGCACCACCATCAGATGCCCGCCGTTGTACGGGTAGAGGTTGAGCACCGCGTAGACCCGCGAGCCCCGGGCGATGACGAGCCCGTCCTCGTCCGACTTGGCCGGGATGGAGCAGAAGGGACAGCCGTCGTCGGCGCCTGGCCCGGTCGGCTTGTTCTCGCCCTGGATGTACGCCATCCGGTGCGGCGTCCACAGGCGCTGAAACGCGTCCTGCGTCCCGACTCCGATCTGCTCTTCCGGCTCACTCGTCATGTTGTGCAGCATATGACTTCACCCGGCCGCGCAGCCCAGAGACCCCTGCAGTGCCGACCGCACTGCAGGGGTCCCCTACGCCCTGCCGGGCCTCGTGGGCCCGGTGTGCCCCGGGTCAGAGCTGGACGCGGTCCTCGACGACCTTCGCGATCTTCGCGATGGCCTCGTCGACCGGGATGCCGTTCTCCTGCGAGCCGTCGCGGAAGCGGAAGGAGACCGCGCCGGCGGCCATGTCCTCGTCGCCCGCGATGACCATGAAGGGCACCTTCTGCTTCTGGGCGTTGCGGATCTTCTTCTGCATACGGTCCGAGGAGGCGTCCACCTCGACCCGCAGCCCCTTGGCCTTCGCCTTGGCGGCGAACTCCTGGAGGTACGGGATGTGCGCGTCGCCGATCGGGATGCCGAGCGCCTGCACCGGCGCCAGCCAGGCCGGGAACGCGCCCGCGTAGTGCTCGAGCAGCACCGCGAAGAAGCGCTCGATCGAACCGAACAGCGCACGGTGGATCATGACAGGGCGCTGCTTGGTGCCGTCGGGACCGGTGTACTCCAGGTCGAAGCGCTCCGGCAGGTTGAAGTCCAGCTGGACGGTGGACATCTGCCAGGTGCGGCCGATGGCGTCCTTCGTCTGGACGGAGATCTTCGGGCCGTAGAAGGCGGCGCCGCCCGGGTCCGGGACCAGCGGGAGGCCCTGCTTCTCGGCGACCCTGCGCAGCGTCTCGGTCGCCTCCTCCCAGACCTCGTCGGAGCCGACGGACTTCTCCGGGTCCTTGGTGGACAACTCCAGGTAGAAGTCCGTGAGGCCGTAGTCGCGCAGCAGGTTCAGCACAAAGGTCAGCGTCGAGTCGAGCTCGTCCGCCATCTGCTCCTTGGTGCAGTAGATGTGCGCGTCGTCCTGGGTGAAGCCGCGGGCCCGGGTCAGACCGTGCACGACGCCCGACTTCTCGTACCGGTACACGGTTCCGAACTCGAAGAGACGCAGCGGCAGTTCACGGTAGGACCGGCCGCGCGCGTCGAAGATCAGGTTGTGCATCGGGCAGTTCATGGGCTTGAGGTAGTAGTCCGTGCCCTCGTCGAGCTGCATGGGCGGGTACATGCCGTCGGCGTACCAGTCCAGGTGGCCCGAGGTCTCGAAGAGCTTCCCCTTGGTGGCGTGCGGGGTGTAGACGAACTCGTACCCCTCCTCCTCGTGCCGCTTGCGGGAGTAGTCCTCCATGACCCGGCGGACGACGCCGCCCTTGGGGTGGAAGACCGCGAGGCCGGAGCCGATCTGGTCCGGGATGGAGAACAGGTCCAGCTCGCTGCCGAGCTTGCGGTGGTCGCGTTTCTCGGCCTCGGCGAGGAACTCCAGGTGAGCCTTGAGCTCTTCCTTGGAGGGCCAGGCGGTGCCGTAGATGCGCTGCAGCATCGGGTTCTTCTCGCTGCCGCGCCAGTACGCCGCGGCGTTGCGCATCAGCTTGAACGCCGGGATGTTGCGGGTGGTGGGCAGGTGCGGACCGCGGCAGAGGTCCTTCCAGCACAGCTCGCCGGTCTTGGCGTCGAGGTTGTCGTAGATCGTCAGCTCGCCCGCGCCGACCTCGACGTCCGCGCCGTCGTCGGAGGACGCGGAGCCCTTGATCCCGATCAGCTCGAGCTTGTACGGCTCGTCGGCGAGCTCCGCGCGAGCAGCCTCGTCGGTGACGACGCGCCGCGAGAAGCGCTGGCCGCGCTTCTGGATCTCCTGCATCTTCTTCTCGATGGCCTTGAGGTCATCCGGGTGGAAGGGCTTCTCGACGTCGAAGTCGTAGTAGAAGCCGTCCTTGACCGGCGGACCGATGCCGAGCTTGGCCTCGGGGAAGAGCTCCTGCACTGCCTGTGCCATGACGTGCGCGGTGGAGTGGCGCAGGATGCCCAGGCCGTCCTCGGAGGAGATCTCGACGGGCTCGACCTCCTCGCCGTCCTTGATCTCGTACGCCAGGTCCTTCAGCTCACCGGCGATGCGCGCGGCGACGACGGTGCGCTCGCCGGCGAAGAGCTCGGCCGCCGTAGTGCCCGTCGTCACCACGCGCTCTTCCCGCTCGGAATCGCGATGGATGATCACACGGACGTCTGACACCGGTCTCTCCTGACTGAAGGGGTGCGCCGCATTCGTATGGCGTGCGCGCTACGAATCGTACCGAGCCGACGGGGTGCGCCGCGAAACGGTTGTTCCCGGCGCCTCGGGCGACCCGCAGCCCGGATCCGAGCCGCTCACTCCCCCTGACACGCCTCCCCGAAGAAGTCCAGATTCTCGTGGAGCGACTTCATCAGGCGGTCCCGCTCGGCCTCGTCCACCTGGACGGGGACCACGTTCGAGGCGTCCGTCAGGCGCCGGAAGCCGCCGCGGCTCTCCAGCCGGCCCACGACCCGGATCGGCAGCCCGACCAGATGCGCGTGGCCCGCCGTCCGGTACGACTCCTCGTCGAGCGCCACCCGTACGTGCGGTACCTCCGCCCCCGCCAGCACCCGAAGCCGTACGGTGCCGGCGCCGCGCGGCCCCGTGCGCCGCAACCGGACCACCGTGCCGGTGATCCGTACCGGCACGGACGGTTCGTCCTGGAGATAGCGCGTGCCCGCCTCGCGCAGCGCGGGCAGGTCGCCGGGCGAGAACTCCACGGGGTCGTTCCGCGCCGCGCACCCCTGCGGCACTCCCGCCGCCGGCGACCACTCAAGCGCGATCCGCGCCCCCTCGGAGCCGCGCACCAGCGCGATGACGGCCTCCGTCAGCTCGCGGCTCACGCCCGCCCGCACCGCCGCGTCGAAGACTTCCATTCCTCCGGTCGCCCGCCGGTAGTCGGCGGCCTCCCGGGCTGCGTGCAGCGCGTGATAGAGCCGGACGGTCACCGCACGGCCCTCGTCCACCGGCACGAACGCGGTGAGGCTGCGCCCGCCCGGCGCGGGCCCCACCAGGACCCCTTCCAGCGAGGCCTGTGCCTGCCGCCGGTGCCGCGCGCCGTAGTAGCCGGCGCGCTCGCGGGCCGCGAGCGCCCCGGCCATGAGCATCTGCCGGGCGGCCGCCCGCAGTTGCTCCTGCGCGGTCCACGACGCAGCGCCCGACGGCCCCGGCGGCACGTCCCGCCACCACCGGATCTCGTCGCTGGGCACGGTCAGCCCGACGAGCACCTCGCGGGCGGAGGGTGCCGCACTCCGCGCCAGCGCGGTGAGCGCCTCGCTCAGCAGGTCGTCGCAGTCGGGGAAGGACCTGCTCTCCGGTACCAGCAGACTCGTGCCGCCCCCGCCGGGCACCGGCGGGGTCCAGCGCGCATAGCGCCCCGCCGCTCCCCCGCGCCGCCGCCAGCCGTGCCGGTCGAGCAGCGCGCCGAGGACGACGGGGTCGACCTGGGCGGGGTCGGGTTCCCCGCTCCCGTACCAGGCTCCTGGCACATCGCCCGTCAGGTGGGGCCGTACCGACTCTTGCATCAGGGTCTCCCTCCCGCCCCGACCCTCGTCATGATCTCGCAGAGCGCCCGGTCGTCGAAGATCCGTGAGGTCGGGATCCGCACGGTGGTCCTGCGCCTGCCCGTCACCGGGTGGCCGGCCAGATTGGTCCAGTAGCAGCAGTGCCGCAGATCGAGCCGGTCGTGACTGGCGCGCAGCCACTCGCCCTGCGTCCGGGGGACGAGCATCACGACGAGGATCTTGTGCACCGAGACGGGGGTGCGGGCCAGCTTCACCAGGTGGTCGTTGTCGAGCGTGAACGAGAACGCCGGACCGGGTGGGTGCGGGGGGATCTGGTACGTGCACTTGAGCTGCACCTTGATGGTCACCTCGTCGTCGACCGAGTGTCCTGCGGAGCTGTGACTGACGTGCCAGTCGATGCCGTTGTCCGGAAAGGGCTGCGAGAGCGAGCAGCCGGCCGCGGCGGCGACCGCGTGCAGATAGCCCACCTGGAGCGTCTCCATGCAGGCGGTGGTGGCGAGTGCGCCGCGCAGCGGTGCGATCCGCTCGGGCAGCAGCCCGCCCGGTTCGGGCTGCGCGAGCGCCATGGCTCTTCGTGCCTTCCGGGCTGTACCGATCAGTGTCCCCACGACGGGGCGTCAACTTCGCCGCCCCTCATCTGTGTTGTCACCGTCCTGCGTACAGCGCAAACAGCCCGGGTATCACCGATTCGGGCAGGGGGACAACGCCATCTGCCAGGTACGTGCGAGGAGTTCGGGGATGACGCACTGGTATGACGGCCCCCTGGCCGCATTTGACACCGAGACCACCGGAGTTGACGTCGAGGAGGACCGCATCGTTTCGGCTGCGGTCGTCGTCCAGGACATGGCGGGCGGCCGGCCGCGCGTCACACGCTGGCTGATCAATCCGGGGGTGCCCGTGCCACCGGGCGCCACCGAGGTGCACGGGCTCACGGACGACCATCTGCAGCGCAACGGCCGCTGGCCGGCGCCTGTGATGGAGGAGATAGCCAGGGCGCTGGCCGAGCAGTGCGCCGCAGCCCGCCCGCTCGTCGTGATGAACGCGCCCTTCGACCTGACCATCCTCGACCGCGAACTGCGCCGTCACCGCGCCGCGTCGCTGGGCCGCTATCTGGAGCACGTGCCGTTGTGCGTGCTGGACCCGCGTGTCCTCGACAAGCATCTTGACCGCTACCGCAAGGGCCGCCGTACCCTCGGCGATCTGTGCGCACAGTACGAGGTGGTGCTGGAGGGCGCCCATGACGCGGCCGCGGACGCCATGGCGGCGCTCGACGTCGTACGGGCGGTGGGGCGGCGTTTCGCCTCGCGGATGGAGCGGCTGTCGCCGTCGGAACTGCACACGCTGCAGGCGGTGTGGCACGCGGCGCAGGCACGAGGTCTGCAGGCGTGGTTCGCCCGCAGTGGTACTCCGGAGCCGGTGGACCCGCACTGGCCACTGCGACCGGATCTGCCGGCCGCGGCCTGAGTCCGGGTGGCGCCCCGCTCGGGGGCGCACACCCGGAAGTACCACGGCCGGCAGCTTCCGGTCAGGCGGCCGTCAGCCGGTGAATCCGGCGGTGACGGAGGTGAACTGCCAGTTGCTCTGGCTGATGCCGGAGCAGTTGCTCACCACACCGCCGCCGGGGCAGGGCCGGTCACGGTTGACCGACCAGAACGCGAGGCGGGCGATGTGACGGGAGTTGGCCCAGTCCTTGATCTGGGTCCAGGTCGCCGGGCTGGTCTGCTCCTGCTGGTCGCTGAGGCCGTTCATGCCCGAGATGCCGATATGGGCGTAGGCGGTGGCGTCCGACCAGCCGAAGGTGCTCTTCAGCTTGGTCTTGAGCCCTTCGGTGGCGTTGACGGTGTTTCCGTACATGTCGGCGCCGCCGCCGAAGTCGAACGGCATGATGGTGAAGACGTCGATGTCCGCCTGGAGTGCGCCCGCGCGCTCGATGAGCCGGTTGCCCCACCATGTCGGGCCGGTGGTGGACGTACCGAAGGTGAGGATCGTCCTCAGGCCCGGGTTGTTCTGCTTGACGATCTTCAGGGCGCCCAGAATCCGGTCCTGGACGACCTCGTTCTCGAACTCGTCGCTGTTCTCGATGTCGACGTCGATCGCCTTCAGTCCGTACGCGCTGATCACCTTCTGATAGGCGCCCGCCAGCGCCTCGGGGGTGGAGCAGTTCGGGCCGAGCTTGTTGCCGGACCAGCCGCCGATGGACGGGACGATGTCACCGCCCGCGCCACGGATCGCGTTGATGGTGGACTGGTCGGTGCCGCCGGCAAGCTGACGCGTGCCGTCCCAGGCGGGGTTGCAGCCGCCGGAGGAGAGGATGAAGGCCATGGTGAACCACTTGATGCCGGTGGCGCTCATCACGGAGGTGGCGCTCGGCGGATCGCCCCAGCCCAGGTAGAGGTACGGGGCCGCCTGCTTGAAGCCGGAGCCGCCGCCACCGCCGGCGTCCGTCGTCACGCTGACGGCGGTCGAGGCCGGCGAGAGATTGCCTGCCGCGTCACGGGCACGGACCGTGAAGCTGTACGGGGTGGCGGCAGCCAGGCCGCTGACCGTTGCGCTGGTTCCGGTCACCGTGAGCGCTCTGGCCGAGCCCTGGTAGACGTCGTAACCCGTGACTCCGACGTTGTCGGACGAGGCGTTCCAGGCCAGCGAGACACTGGAGGACGTCTTGGCTGTGGCGCGCGGATTCGTGGGCGTCGTGGGTGCCTGGGTGTCGCCGCCGCCTCCGCCGCCGGGGCCGTCGAGGCTGATGTCGTCGGCGTAGTAAGTACCCTGTCCGTACCAGCCGTTGAGGTAGATCTCCGCGCTGGTCTGCGAGGCACCCGTGGTGAAGGACACGGCGAGCCGGGTGTATCCGGTCGCCGCCGGGGTCCATGTGGAGGCACCGCCGGTCACGCCGAGATACACATAGTTGCCGCGCACCCAGCCGGAGAGGGTGTAGGCGGTGCTGGGCTGCACCGGGACGGTCTGGGTGCACTTGGCGTTGTCGCTGTTGCCTGCGGCGCCGGCCAGCGCCTTCGTACCGCCGTGGACGGGGCTGCTCACCACCGAGCCGAGTCCGCCGGTGCAGGACCAGACGGAGAGGGAGCCGGTCTCGAAGCCGGGATTGGAGAGCAGGTTGGCGGCCTGGGCCGTGCCGGGTACGGCGAGCGAGGCTGCCGCGGCGAGAAGTGCCGCGCCGAGGCCGGCCAGTAGTCGATTTCGGATACGCACGTGACCTCCCAATGAGGGGCGGGTGCGGGTCGAAGGACCTGACGCGGCGCCACGATTGGTCTGGACCTGCGAGGCGCATTGAAGCGAAGCGTCGTGCCCCCGTCAAGGGATGGGGGCGAGACAACTGCCGTCCGGCGCACCGGAGTTGCGGCAACAGGTCAAGGGGAGGCAAAATCGCCGATAATTGGTCTACGCCTTTTCGGAGGCGGGAGCGTGGCGGATCCACTCCCGGCGCGCCATTGGTACAGCCCTCCCCGCCCACCAGGCATTGACGCGATCGCGACAACCCAGTTACTTCAGAGACAGAGACACGGGACGTCCCTCCCCACCCACACCTAGGCCCCACCCACACCTAGGAGAACCGTGTCCACAGGAATCGGACCCATGCCGCCGCCCCGCCGCCGGCTCCTCGCCGTACTCATCGCGATCGTGCTCGCACTGGCCGGGCTCACCGGTCTTGCCGCCACCCCGGCGCAGGCCGCAGGCCCGCTCACCGCCTCGTTCACCAGTGCCGACAACGGCTCTTGGTGGAAGGGCACATACGTCGTCAGGAACACCACCGGCGCCCCGGTCACCGGCTGGACCCTCGCATTCGATCTGCCGCCCGGCGTGACGATCAGTCAGCACTACAACGGGACGGCTACGGTCAGCGGCTCGCACGTCACCGTGACGCCCGCCTACTACAACACCACCGTCCCGGCGAACGGCACCACCGAGCCGTACAGCTACTGGTTCGTCGCCTCAGGACCGATCACCGCACCGACCGGCTGCCTGGTCAACGGCGACAAGTGCGACGGCAGCCCCGCCAGACCGCCGTCCGCACCCGGCGGTCTGGCCGTCACCGACACCACGGCCCGCACGGTGAGCCTGGAATGGAACGCCGCCGTTCCCGGCGACTTTCCCGTCGCCTCCTACGAGGTGCTCCGCGGCACCGCCCCGGTCACCGCAACCGCGACCACCTCGGCCACCGTCCGCGACCTGACCCCGGCGACGACCTACAGCTTCACGGTCCGCGCCAAGGACACCCGCGGCAACCTCGGACCGGTCGGCGCCGCCGTCACGGCGACCACCGTCGACCCGGCGAGCGACACCGTCCCGCCCACCGCACCCGCCAACCTGCGTAGCACCGCGGTGACTTCCAGCACGGTCGCTCTCGCCTGGAACGCTTCCACCGACAACAACCGGGTCGCCGCCTACGAGGTCTACCGGGGCACCTCGCTGGCCGCAACCGTCCCGGCATCCGCTCTCACCACCACGGTCACCGGCCTCTCCCCAGCGACCCGCTACGACTTCACCGTCAAGGCACGGGACGCGGCCGACAACGCCTCCGCGGGGAGCAACACCCTCGCCGTGACCACCGCCGACCCGGTCGGCGCCGGCGGACACGCGACCGTCGGGTACTTCGTGCAGTGGGGCATCTACGGCCGCCAGTACTTCGTCAGGAATCTCGACACATCCGGGGCCGCGGCCAGGCTCGATGTCGTCAACTACGCCTTCGGCAACATCGATCCGGCCAACCTCACCTGCCTGAGCGGTGTCACCAAGGGCGTCTCCGGAAAACCGC
This portion of the Streptomyces sp. NBC_01750 genome encodes:
- a CDS encoding HIT family protein yields the protein MLHNMTSEPEEQIGVGTQDAFQRLWTPHRMAYIQGENKPTGPGADDGCPFCSIPAKSDEDGLVIARGSRVYAVLNLYPYNGGHLMVVPFRHVADYTELDEAETAELAVFTKHAMTALRTASGAHGFNIGLNQGAVAGAGIAAHLHQHVVPRWGGDTNFMPVVGHTKVLPQLLADTRKMLAEAWPV
- the thrS gene encoding threonine--tRNA ligase, which encodes MSDVRVIIHRDSEREERVVTTGTTAAELFAGERTVVAARIAGELKDLAYEIKDGEEVEPVEISSEDGLGILRHSTAHVMAQAVQELFPEAKLGIGPPVKDGFYYDFDVEKPFHPDDLKAIEKKMQEIQKRGQRFSRRVVTDEAARAELADEPYKLELIGIKGSASSDDGADVEVGAGELTIYDNLDAKTGELCWKDLCRGPHLPTTRNIPAFKLMRNAAAYWRGSEKNPMLQRIYGTAWPSKEELKAHLEFLAEAEKRDHRKLGSELDLFSIPDQIGSGLAVFHPKGGVVRRVMEDYSRKRHEEEGYEFVYTPHATKGKLFETSGHLDWYADGMYPPMQLDEGTDYYLKPMNCPMHNLIFDARGRSYRELPLRLFEFGTVYRYEKSGVVHGLTRARGFTQDDAHIYCTKEQMADELDSTLTFVLNLLRDYGLTDFYLELSTKDPEKSVGSDEVWEEATETLRRVAEKQGLPLVPDPGGAAFYGPKISVQTKDAIGRTWQMSTVQLDFNLPERFDLEYTGPDGTKQRPVMIHRALFGSIERFFAVLLEHYAGAFPAWLAPVQALGIPIGDAHIPYLQEFAAKAKAKGLRVEVDASSDRMQKKIRNAQKQKVPFMVIAGDEDMAAGAVSFRFRDGSQENGIPVDEAIAKIAKVVEDRVQL
- a CDS encoding DUF4365 domain-containing protein, which gives rise to MALAQPEPGGLLPERIAPLRGALATTACMETLQVGYLHAVAAAAGCSLSQPFPDNGIDWHVSHSSAGHSVDDEVTIKVQLKCTYQIPPHPPGPAFSFTLDNDHLVKLARTPVSVHKILVVMLVPRTQGEWLRASHDRLDLRHCCYWTNLAGHPVTGRRRTTVRIPTSRIFDDRALCEIMTRVGAGGRP
- a CDS encoding 3'-5' exonuclease yields the protein MTHWYDGPLAAFDTETTGVDVEEDRIVSAAVVVQDMAGGRPRVTRWLINPGVPVPPGATEVHGLTDDHLQRNGRWPAPVMEEIARALAEQCAAARPLVVMNAPFDLTILDRELRRHRAASLGRYLEHVPLCVLDPRVLDKHLDRYRKGRRTLGDLCAQYEVVLEGAHDAAADAMAALDVVRAVGRRFASRMERLSPSELHTLQAVWHAAQARGLQAWFARSGTPEPVDPHWPLRPDLPAAA
- a CDS encoding carbohydrate binding domain-containing protein, which encodes MRIRNRLLAGLGAALLAAAASLAVPGTAQAANLLSNPGFETGSLSVWSCTGGLGSVVSSPVHGGTKALAGAAGNSDNAKCTQTVPVQPSTAYTLSGWVRGNYVYLGVTGGASTWTPAATGYTRLAVSFTTGASQTSAEIYLNGWYGQGTYYADDISLDGPGGGGGGDTQAPTTPTNPRATAKTSSSVSLAWNASSDNVGVTGYDVYQGSARALTVTGTSATVSGLAAATPYSFTVRARDAAGNLSPASTAVSVTTDAGGGGGSGFKQAAPYLYLGWGDPPSATSVMSATGIKWFTMAFILSSGGCNPAWDGTRQLAGGTDQSTINAIRGAGGDIVPSIGGWSGNKLGPNCSTPEALAGAYQKVISAYGLKAIDVDIENSDEFENEVVQDRILGALKIVKQNNPGLRTILTFGTSTTGPTWWGNRLIERAGALQADIDVFTIMPFDFGGGADMYGNTVNATEGLKTKLKSTFGWSDATAYAHIGISGMNGLSDQQEQTSPATWTQIKDWANSRHIARLAFWSVNRDRPCPGGGVVSNCSGISQSNWQFTSVTAGFTG
- a CDS encoding glycosyl hydrolase family 18 protein; amino-acid sequence: MPPPRRRLLAVLIAIVLALAGLTGLAATPAQAAGPLTASFTSADNGSWWKGTYVVRNTTGAPVTGWTLAFDLPPGVTISQHYNGTATVSGSHVTVTPAYYNTTVPANGTTEPYSYWFVASGPITAPTGCLVNGDKCDGSPARPPSAPGGLAVTDTTARTVSLEWNAAVPGDFPVASYEVLRGTAPVTATATTSATVRDLTPATTYSFTVRAKDTRGNLGPVGAAVTATTVDPASDTVPPTAPANLRSTAVTSSTVALAWNASTDNNRVAAYEVYRGTSLAATVPASALTTTVTGLSPATRYDFTVKARDAADNASAGSNTLAVTTADPVGAGGHATVGYFVQWGIYGRQYFVRNLDTSGAAARLDVVNYAFGNIDPANLTCLSGVTKGVSGKPQDPNEGDGAGDAEADYGRAFAASQSVDGVADDGWGTLRGNFNQLKKLKAKHPNLKVVISLGGWTYSKYFSDVAATDASRKKFVKSCVDLYIKGDLPVYNGAGGAGVAAGIFDGIDLDWEWPGSPDGHPGNHWSAADKANNTALIAEFRKQLDALGGEHKLLTAFTPADPKKIDAGWDLSKIFGDLDYANVQGYDFHGAGSDNSWEPNRTGHQANLYPDAQSPHADDFSIDGAVQKYLGAKVPPRKLTIGFPFYGRGWKEVVAGGVNGEWQTANGAAPGQFAEEAGTRGYQNLVTGVPNLAVQHDTQSVATYGYQGAGGQWWSFDDTWSIGQKAAYIKSKGLLGAMIWEMSGDTPGGTLLGALHGGLQ